Proteins encoded within one genomic window of Rhizobium favelukesii:
- a CDS encoding arylsulfatase, whose product MSSMRNLCFGLLASALTSALAAPAVAQQQQPKPNILVIMGDDVGWFNIGAYHRGIMSGKTPNLDKLAADGMMFTDYYAEASCTAGRASFITGEIPLRTGLTTVGQAGADVGMPDKAATIAAALKTEGYATGQFGKNHLGDLNKFLPTLHGFDEFFGYLYHLDAMSDPYWYSFPNDQSYRDKVGPRNLVHSFASDTDDTSEQPRWGKVGKQRIVDEGPLAPFPDMSNVPNMHDIAPKAKYDMGTFDEVLVKASCDFMDKAKTDGKPFFVWHNTTRMHVWTFLSPKYQALMNSESNYGLEEAGMAQLDDSVGAILKCVEDAGETDNTIVVFTTDNGAEVFTWPDGGMTPFKGTKGTVMEGGFRAPAIIRWPGKVKPGTVENGIFSALDWFPTLVAAAGNPNITDELLKGTKLGDQTYKNHLDGYNQLDLLQGNSPSARHEFFYFGGPSLGAVRIDDFKFQFLQQPQGWPGAKVTTDMPTMVNIRQDPFERTPSIGQQSLNDLGGGYMNDFFAREFWRFVSVQQEVGKLALTAIDYPPMQDPASFNLEAVKRQIEAAIKNKPGN is encoded by the coding sequence ATGAGTAGCATGAGAAACCTTTGCTTTGGTCTGTTGGCTTCGGCGCTGACGAGCGCACTGGCTGCGCCAGCAGTTGCACAGCAACAGCAGCCAAAACCCAACATCCTTGTCATCATGGGTGACGATGTCGGCTGGTTCAATATCGGGGCCTATCACCGGGGCATCATGTCGGGGAAGACGCCCAATCTCGACAAGCTGGCAGCCGACGGCATGATGTTTACCGACTATTACGCGGAGGCGAGTTGCACCGCCGGCCGGGCGAGTTTCATCACCGGCGAAATTCCGTTGCGCACCGGCCTGACGACCGTCGGTCAGGCGGGCGCAGACGTCGGCATGCCTGACAAGGCGGCAACGATTGCTGCCGCTCTCAAAACCGAGGGATACGCGACGGGGCAATTCGGCAAGAACCATCTCGGCGATTTGAACAAGTTTCTGCCGACACTGCATGGCTTCGACGAGTTCTTTGGCTACCTTTATCACCTCGATGCGATGTCAGACCCCTACTGGTATTCGTTTCCGAACGACCAATCGTACCGTGACAAAGTCGGGCCGCGCAACCTGGTCCACAGCTTTGCATCAGACACGGACGACACGAGCGAGCAACCGCGTTGGGGCAAGGTCGGCAAGCAGCGGATCGTAGACGAAGGTCCCTTAGCACCGTTCCCCGACATGTCCAACGTGCCGAACATGCACGATATTGCCCCCAAGGCCAAATACGACATGGGTACGTTCGACGAAGTGCTGGTCAAGGCTTCGTGCGATTTCATGGACAAGGCCAAGACTGACGGAAAACCGTTTTTCGTCTGGCACAACACGACGCGCATGCACGTCTGGACTTTTCTGTCGCCCAAATACCAAGCCCTCATGAACAGCGAGAGCAACTACGGGCTCGAAGAAGCTGGAATGGCGCAGCTCGATGACAGCGTCGGTGCGATCCTGAAATGCGTGGAGGACGCGGGAGAGACCGACAACACCATCGTCGTTTTCACCACCGACAATGGGGCGGAGGTGTTCACCTGGCCCGATGGCGGCATGACCCCGTTCAAGGGCACCAAGGGTACCGTGATGGAGGGTGGCTTCCGCGCACCGGCCATCATCCGCTGGCCGGGCAAGGTCAAGCCGGGTACGGTCGAGAACGGCATATTTTCGGCTCTGGATTGGTTCCCCACACTGGTGGCGGCTGCTGGCAATCCAAACATCACCGATGAACTTCTGAAGGGCACGAAGTTGGGTGATCAGACCTACAAGAACCATCTTGACGGCTACAACCAGTTGGACCTGTTGCAGGGCAATTCGCCATCCGCACGTCATGAATTCTTCTACTTCGGCGGCCCTTCTCTGGGGGCAGTTCGCATCGATGACTTCAAATTCCAGTTCTTGCAGCAGCCACAGGGCTGGCCCGGCGCAAAGGTCACGACGGACATGCCCACCATGGTCAATATCCGTCAGGACCCATTCGAGCGGACACCGTCGATTGGCCAGCAAAGCCTCAATGACCTTGGTGGAGGCTACATGAATGACTTCTTCGCTCGTGAGTTCTGGCGCTTCGTCAGTGTTCAGCAGGAAGTCGGCAAACTTGCGCTCACGGCAATAGACTATCCGCCGATGCAGGACCCGGCCTCGTTCAACCTCGAGGCCGTAAAGCGGCAGATCGAAGCAGCCATTAAGAACAAGCCGGGCAATTAG
- a CDS encoding YihY/virulence factor BrkB family protein — protein sequence MPRRPPSQRVSTATVLLIAAVSGAILLGRSHLNPAGVRTIDPLEPGRGRHAAVPEAIPIKGLRDVFFRVVKEVSDDRVTLIAGGVTFYLLLALFPALAALVALYGLMADPVTMSDHLRELAGLLPPGAFDIISDQIKNLVESRNSTLSVTFIVALSIALWSTHSGTLVVFDAMNVAYEEKEKRSLVKLNAIALCFTLCAMLCAAIMIGLVAVMPAVLSYLWLDQFKEHMALLLRWPVLLLIVGATVTAVYRFGPSREPAKFRWMTWGAVLVTLTWFAMSVGFSFYMNHFADYSATYGTLGTLIAFLIWTWLSIVILIVGGELNAELEHQTAKDTTTGPELPMGSRGAYVADSLGETADRLK from the coding sequence ATGCCAAGACGGCCACCGTCCCAGAGGGTGTCAACCGCTACGGTCTTATTGATCGCGGCCGTGAGCGGCGCAATCCTTCTCGGCAGGTCGCATCTCAATCCGGCTGGGGTTCGAACGATCGATCCTTTGGAGCCTGGGCGCGGGAGACATGCCGCGGTTCCAGAAGCCATACCGATCAAAGGATTGCGTGACGTCTTCTTTCGCGTGGTCAAAGAGGTGTCCGACGACCGCGTGACGCTGATCGCTGGAGGGGTGACATTCTATCTGTTGCTGGCCCTCTTCCCGGCGCTTGCGGCATTGGTCGCACTTTATGGTCTGATGGCCGATCCTGTCACAATGTCTGATCATCTTCGTGAACTTGCCGGCCTGCTCCCGCCGGGCGCCTTTGACATCATCTCCGATCAGATCAAGAACCTGGTCGAAAGTCGCAACAGCACGCTCAGCGTGACCTTCATCGTCGCATTGAGCATTGCCCTTTGGAGCACTCACAGCGGCACACTGGTCGTGTTTGATGCGATGAATGTCGCCTACGAAGAGAAGGAGAAGCGCAGCTTGGTCAAACTGAATGCAATCGCCTTGTGCTTTACGCTCTGTGCAATGCTATGCGCGGCGATCATGATCGGGCTGGTCGCTGTGATGCCGGCGGTGCTTTCCTACCTGTGGCTCGATCAGTTCAAGGAACATATGGCCTTGTTGCTAAGGTGGCCAGTGCTTCTGTTGATCGTCGGCGCAACCGTGACCGCCGTCTACCGCTTCGGCCCAAGCCGGGAGCCGGCAAAATTCCGCTGGATGACCTGGGGTGCGGTGCTCGTGACGCTGACATGGTTTGCCATGTCGGTCGGTTTCTCGTTCTACATGAACCACTTCGCCGACTACAGCGCCACTTACGGGACCCTAGGCACGCTTATCGCATTCCTCATCTGGACGTGGCTTTCGATCGTGATCCTGATCGTCGGCGGCGAACTGAATGCAGAGTTGGAACACCAGACCGCGAAAGACACCACCACCGGGCCCGAGCTGCCGATGGGATCGCGCGGTGCGTATGTCGCGGACTCGCTCGGCGAGACGGCGGACCGCCTGAAGTAG
- a CDS encoding type II toxin-antitoxin system HipA family toxin, whose amino-acid sequence MAKVPAILGVYVLDHALGTIRAGTLTRDADGGVAFVVAETYLRDAKRPILSLGWYDPDDDERTRDRLASRADKIGLRGTLPPWFSGLLPEGALRELVLSEMGPGDHDEFDVLTRLGADLPGAVLIVPETGVPPSAGPLTLQNVHGFKAPLPDGTIKFSLAGVQLKFTANPQGERLTVPGRGDTGRCIIKVGSDRFPGLPEAEHAAMQLAGMIGVRTANCRLVPREAIQGVPVELLAHGKNVLVVDRFDRTEDGRGRIHIEDAGQILGAIGDRKYTLATTETVINMVRRFSSDHRDDIMEAVRRVVADVLLGNGDNHLKNWSFCFPQPGEVRLSPAYDIVPTIFYMPADKMALRFVKTQNFENVDLHRFERVASFLRLDSKWITREVTTVVKRALELWPSAVPDLLGEERAKQIIDRLDTLKLVGEVRG is encoded by the coding sequence ATGGCGAAGGTTCCAGCAATACTCGGTGTCTATGTTCTCGATCACGCGCTCGGTACGATCAGGGCAGGGACCTTGACGCGCGATGCCGACGGCGGCGTCGCGTTCGTTGTAGCCGAGACCTATTTGCGTGACGCAAAGCGGCCGATTCTAAGCCTCGGTTGGTACGACCCTGATGATGATGAACGCACGCGCGATCGGCTCGCAAGCAGAGCAGATAAAATCGGACTGCGTGGCACCTTGCCCCCGTGGTTTTCCGGATTATTGCCTGAAGGCGCTTTGCGAGAACTGGTCCTGAGCGAGATGGGGCCGGGTGACCACGACGAGTTCGATGTCCTGACCCGACTGGGCGCTGATCTGCCAGGTGCCGTCCTGATTGTTCCGGAAACCGGCGTGCCGCCCTCTGCGGGCCCACTCACGCTCCAGAATGTCCACGGCTTTAAGGCACCGTTGCCAGACGGGACCATAAAATTCTCGCTCGCCGGCGTTCAGCTGAAGTTCACGGCCAACCCACAGGGCGAGCGGCTGACGGTTCCCGGTCGCGGCGATACCGGTCGTTGCATCATAAAAGTGGGGAGCGACAGGTTCCCTGGCCTCCCCGAAGCCGAACATGCGGCTATGCAACTGGCTGGAATGATCGGGGTCAGGACAGCCAACTGCCGTCTCGTTCCTCGCGAGGCAATTCAAGGCGTTCCGGTTGAACTCTTGGCGCATGGTAAGAATGTACTCGTCGTCGATCGCTTTGATCGCACTGAGGATGGCCGCGGTCGTATTCACATCGAGGATGCGGGACAGATCCTCGGCGCAATCGGTGATCGGAAGTACACGCTGGCAACCACAGAAACCGTCATAAATATGGTTCGGCGCTTCAGCTCCGATCATCGCGACGACATCATGGAGGCTGTTCGCCGTGTCGTTGCCGATGTCCTGCTTGGAAACGGCGACAATCATCTGAAAAACTGGTCTTTTTGCTTTCCGCAGCCAGGCGAGGTCCGGCTCTCGCCGGCCTACGATATCGTGCCGACAATCTTCTACATGCCGGCAGACAAAATGGCTCTCAGGTTTGTCAAAACACAAAACTTCGAAAACGTGGACCTCCATCGTTTCGAACGCGTCGCAAGTTTTCTCCGGCTCGACTCCAAATGGATCACCCGCGAGGTGACGACGGTCGTAAAACGCGCACTTGAATTATGGCCGTCAGCGGTGCCCGACCTGCTCGGGGAGGAGCGAGCAAAGCAGATCATCGATCGCCTCGATACGCTGAAGCTTGTCGGCGAGGTCAGAGGTTGA
- the glgX gene encoding glycogen debranching protein GlgX, with translation MAHEPVHDVDPGDFTMLGATPTEGGVNFALFSAHAERVELCLFDADGRKETRILLPEYTHEIWHGHIPGLKPGVLYGYRVHGPYEPENGHRFNPNKLLLDPYAREIVGEVNWGQTTFAYDLESEEKDLSFNDTDSAPDMPKCRVVDAADFSEKDTRPGTPWSRTIFYEAHVNGMTRLHPAIPEELRGTFEGLAEREIVQYVKSLGVSSIELLPVHYFPDDPHLLDKGLRNYWGYNTIGFFAPASRYYGPRGLAGFRDMVRSFHDAGIEVILDVVYNHTAEGNELGPTLSFKGIDNFSYYRTMPGEPRYYINDTGTGNTVNTSHPRVLQMITDSLRYWAEVMNVDGFRFDLGTILGREPEGFDQRGGFFDAVGQDPVLSRLKLIGEPWDIGPGGYQVGGFPPGWSEWNDKYRDTMRDYWKDEDGMARDFAARILGSGDIYDFRGRRPWASVNFVTAHDGFTLNDLVSYNDKHNEANGEDNQDGHDHNRSFNYGAEGPTDDAGINMVRERQKRNFLATLLFSHGVPMLLAGDEFGRSQMGNNNGYCQDSEVSWFHWQGLPDSATELREFTGRLIALRQSQPLLRRESWRNGIAITWLNPTGGEQTDEHWDDEGSTTLGLRLSCDELVDEEGWNDVLFLFNPHDGQVIFHLPPVGTGWVLELTTSNPAVEAADLSQAEDYPLEPRSLALLRPK, from the coding sequence ATGGCACACGAACCTGTACACGACGTTGATCCCGGTGACTTCACGATGCTTGGCGCAACGCCGACTGAAGGCGGCGTTAACTTTGCGTTGTTTTCCGCCCATGCCGAGCGGGTGGAGCTTTGCCTCTTCGACGCAGACGGGCGCAAAGAAACGCGAATCTTGCTTCCCGAATACACCCATGAGATCTGGCATGGCCATATTCCAGGTTTGAAGCCGGGCGTGCTTTATGGCTACCGGGTCCACGGGCCCTACGAACCCGAAAACGGCCATCGCTTTAATCCCAACAAGCTGCTGCTCGATCCCTACGCGCGGGAGATCGTCGGCGAGGTGAATTGGGGCCAGACGACCTTCGCTTACGATCTGGAGAGCGAAGAGAAGGACCTGTCCTTCAACGACACAGACAGCGCTCCTGACATGCCGAAGTGTCGGGTCGTGGATGCGGCCGACTTCAGTGAAAAGGACACCAGACCGGGAACGCCCTGGTCACGCACCATTTTCTACGAGGCCCATGTCAACGGGATGACCAGGCTTCATCCGGCCATTCCGGAGGAACTGCGTGGAACATTCGAGGGCCTCGCGGAACGGGAGATCGTGCAGTATGTGAAGAGCCTTGGCGTGAGCTCGATCGAACTGTTGCCTGTCCACTATTTTCCAGACGACCCTCACCTCCTCGACAAGGGCCTGAGAAATTACTGGGGCTACAACACTATTGGTTTCTTCGCACCCGCGTCGAGATATTATGGTCCGCGCGGGCTTGCCGGATTTCGTGATATGGTCCGCTCCTTTCACGACGCCGGCATCGAAGTCATCCTCGACGTCGTCTACAATCACACTGCCGAGGGCAACGAACTTGGCCCGACCCTCTCCTTCAAGGGCATCGACAACTTCTCCTATTATCGGACTATGCCCGGCGAGCCGCGCTACTACATCAATGACACTGGCACCGGCAATACCGTGAATACGTCGCATCCGCGCGTTTTGCAGATGATCACGGACTCGCTTCGCTATTGGGCGGAGGTGATGAATGTTGATGGCTTTCGTTTCGACCTCGGCACCATACTCGGGCGCGAACCCGAGGGATTTGATCAGCGCGGCGGCTTCTTTGACGCTGTTGGTCAAGATCCCGTCCTTTCCCGCCTCAAGCTCATAGGCGAGCCCTGGGATATCGGTCCGGGCGGCTATCAGGTTGGAGGCTTCCCACCCGGCTGGTCGGAATGGAACGATAAATATCGTGACACGATGCGTGACTATTGGAAGGACGAGGACGGCATGGCCCGCGACTTTGCTGCCCGAATTCTTGGCTCCGGCGATATTTACGACTTTCGCGGGCGCAGGCCGTGGGCGAGCGTCAACTTCGTGACCGCACATGATGGCTTTACGTTGAATGACCTGGTTTCATATAACGACAAACACAACGAGGCGAACGGCGAGGACAATCAGGACGGCCATGACCACAATCGGAGCTTCAATTATGGCGCCGAGGGACCAACCGACGACGCTGGCATAAATATGGTCCGTGAGCGCCAGAAACGGAACTTTCTTGCCACGCTCCTTTTCTCCCATGGCGTGCCCATGCTGCTGGCCGGAGACGAGTTCGGCCGCAGCCAGATGGGCAACAACAACGGCTACTGCCAGGATAGCGAGGTCAGCTGGTTTCACTGGCAAGGCCTCCCAGACAGTGCAACCGAACTTCGGGAATTCACCGGCAGGCTGATCGCACTTCGCCAAAGCCAACCACTCCTGCGTCGAGAAAGCTGGCGCAATGGCATCGCCATTACCTGGCTGAACCCCACCGGCGGGGAGCAGACCGACGAGCACTGGGATGACGAGGGAAGCACGACACTCGGACTGCGGCTGTCGTGTGACGAACTGGTTGATGAGGAGGGATGGAATGACGTGCTATTCCTATTCAACCCACACGATGGCCAGGTGATCTTCCATCTGCCGCCTGTTGGAACCGGCTGGGTTCTTGAACTGACGACGTCCAATCCGGCCGTTGAGGCTGCCGACCTATCCCAAGCAGAGGACTATCCATTGGAGCCCCGCAGTCTCGCCCTGCTAAGGCCGAAGTGA
- a CDS encoding ferritin-like domain-containing protein, whose translation MATQKTLDDLFLDTLKDIYYAEKQILRALPKMARAAQSEEGKAGFQKHRDETQGQVERLEQVFDMLGKPARGKTCEAIQGIIAEGEDIMEEFKGSPALDAGLISSAQAVEHYEIARYGTLIAWANQLGLKNAIPLLKQSLAEEEATDKKLTQLAVTVANAKAA comes from the coding sequence ATGGCAACCCAAAAGACGCTGGACGATCTTTTCCTCGATACGCTCAAAGATATCTACTACGCCGAGAAGCAAATTCTTCGAGCTCTTCCAAAGATGGCGCGCGCCGCGCAATCAGAGGAAGGAAAAGCCGGCTTCCAGAAGCATCGCGATGAGACACAAGGCCAGGTCGAGCGTCTGGAGCAGGTGTTCGACATGCTTGGCAAACCCGCCCGTGGCAAGACTTGCGAGGCTATTCAGGGCATTATCGCGGAAGGCGAGGATATTATGGAAGAGTTCAAAGGCTCTCCGGCGCTCGACGCGGGCCTCATCTCTTCCGCACAGGCCGTCGAGCACTATGAAATCGCCCGCTATGGCACGCTGATTGCCTGGGCCAATCAGCTCGGGCTCAAGAATGCGATCCCGCTCCTCAAGCAAAGCCTCGCCGAAGAGGAGGCGACCGACAAGAAGCTGACGCAGCTTGCCGTTACCGTCGCCAATGCGAAGGCGGCGTAG
- a CDS encoding DUF1328 domain-containing protein, with amino-acid sequence MLYYALVFLVIALIAGVLGFGGIAGASASIAQVLFFVFLVLFVVSLVMRVARR; translated from the coding sequence ATGCTTTACTATGCGTTGGTGTTCCTGGTGATAGCTCTGATTGCCGGCGTTCTGGGATTTGGCGGAATAGCAGGAGCATCCGCTTCGATCGCCCAGGTGCTGTTTTTCGTGTTCCTCGTCCTCTTTGTTGTTTCGCTTGTCATGCGTGTAGCTCGACGCTGA
- a CDS encoding BON domain-containing protein yields the protein MNGFVSSRQDKRRAEDIADDAFGVSHVQNNLRVKSGDETVGNPNI from the coding sequence TTGAACGGTTTTGTTTCAAGCCGCCAGGACAAGCGAAGGGCAGAAGACATTGCCGATGATGCGTTCGGCGTTTCGCATGTCCAGAACAATCTGCGGGTCAAAAGCGGGGATGAAACCGTCGGCAACCCGAACATCTGA
- a CDS encoding DUF763 domain-containing protein yields MSKRSGSADLPLHGGRVPPWLSDRMTRLGALIAEAIVHHYGRDEFLRRLSHPFWFQSFGSVMGMDWHSSGITTSVIGALKRGLKPLSGELGLHVCGGRGAQSRKTPEELVDIGYRVGIDGTRLAGVSRLVAKVDSAAVQDGFDLYLHGFIVADDGKWVVVQQGMNDERRQARRYHWLSEGLENFLDSPHRAIEGRGQGNIINLADRRADRSRLGQLDILATLGPDGIAREASALAQSAEREAVVADQLVLPHLVMPAHHDVRAGDIVMKRLHGSLAAAADCGPKDYQDLLLVPGVGARTVKALAMVAEVVHGAPCRFSDPARFSLAHGGKDRHPFPVPLKVYDETIRVMKSAISKGKLGREEELAALKRLDIQSRQMEQYVTGPDLKEIIAGEFRDSEHFGGRSVFGWERR; encoded by the coding sequence ATGTCCAAACGATCAGGCAGTGCTGACTTACCGCTTCATGGCGGACGGGTTCCTCCTTGGCTCAGCGATCGAATGACCAGGCTCGGCGCGCTCATCGCCGAGGCAATCGTCCATCACTACGGCCGCGACGAGTTTCTCCGCCGCCTGTCGCACCCATTCTGGTTCCAGTCCTTCGGTTCAGTCATGGGAATGGACTGGCACTCCTCTGGTATCACCACCAGCGTGATCGGGGCTCTCAAGCGCGGCCTGAAACCGCTGTCGGGCGAATTGGGACTGCATGTTTGCGGTGGTCGAGGCGCCCAGTCCCGCAAGACGCCGGAAGAGCTGGTCGATATCGGATATCGCGTCGGGATCGATGGGACTCGCCTTGCCGGCGTCAGCCGTTTGGTCGCCAAGGTGGACAGCGCTGCCGTTCAGGACGGATTTGATCTTTACCTGCATGGGTTCATCGTTGCCGATGACGGCAAATGGGTCGTCGTGCAGCAGGGGATGAATGATGAAAGGCGCCAGGCCAGGCGGTATCATTGGCTGTCGGAGGGCCTGGAGAATTTCCTCGATTCACCCCACCGTGCGATCGAGGGGCGTGGGCAGGGCAATATCATCAATCTCGCTGATCGGAGGGCAGATCGATCGCGGCTTGGTCAACTTGACATCCTCGCAACACTCGGACCCGACGGCATCGCGCGGGAGGCAAGCGCACTCGCCCAAAGCGCCGAGCGGGAAGCCGTCGTGGCCGATCAGCTGGTCTTGCCGCATCTTGTCATGCCGGCTCATCACGACGTGCGCGCTGGCGACATCGTCATGAAGCGCCTGCATGGAAGTCTGGCCGCTGCTGCCGATTGCGGCCCGAAAGACTATCAGGATCTGCTGCTCGTGCCGGGCGTTGGGGCACGCACGGTAAAGGCGCTGGCCATGGTGGCGGAGGTGGTACACGGTGCGCCCTGCCGCTTCTCCGATCCAGCCAGGTTTTCGCTTGCCCACGGCGGCAAGGATCGTCATCCGTTTCCCGTGCCGTTGAAGGTATATGACGAAACCATCCGCGTGATGAAATCGGCGATCTCCAAAGGCAAGCTCGGACGCGAGGAGGAACTGGCTGCTTTAAAACGCCTGGATATCCAGTCACGACAGATGGAGCAGTACGTCACCGGACCCGACCTTAAGGAGATCATTGCCGGCGAGTTTCGCGATTCGGAGCATTTCGGCGGACGCAGTGTCTTTGGCTGGGAGAGACGTTAG
- a CDS encoding helix-turn-helix domain-containing protein: MIDTIFTTLGTQLRSVRKRRGITQPDLGTRTGRDRARISELERDLINNRLGRDRLTLFAEICDALDLVPVLVPRSRVNEVRQLIDEQTLESRHSRQVTTAFDELFVDLGEDDEEER; the protein is encoded by the coding sequence ATGATAGACACGATTTTCACAACTCTGGGCACGCAACTTCGTTCAGTTCGCAAGCGACGCGGCATCACTCAGCCTGACCTCGGAACGCGAACCGGGCGCGACCGAGCCCGTATATCCGAGCTCGAACGTGACCTAATAAACAATCGCTTGGGACGCGATCGCTTAACCCTTTTTGCGGAAATTTGCGATGCCCTCGACCTCGTGCCGGTGCTGGTGCCAAGGTCGCGCGTGAACGAAGTGCGCCAGCTAATCGACGAACAGACCTTGGAGAGCCGGCACTCCCGACAGGTCACAACGGCATTCGATGAGCTTTTCGTCGATCTTGGTGAAGACGATGAAGAGGAGAGGTGA